In the Primulina tabacum isolate GXHZ01 chromosome 7, ASM2559414v2, whole genome shotgun sequence genome, CAGGAGGTGAATCTTTAGCTTTTCGACTGGTCCAGAGTTTCTTGACAGCAACTAGTTCCCCATGTTTCAGATGAACCTTGTAAACGGTCCCAGATCCTCCATATCCCACGATGTTTTTCTCAATCATGGCCACCATTATCTCACGTTGATCAAAGGTTAACAGGTGGAAACACTTGAAATCATATGAAAAAACTGACGATGAAACTGTATCATCTTTTTCAAGCATTTTCTCGTCTTTGCTTAGACATCTTTTCAGAAACAGGATGGTTCCAAGAACTACGATTCCTAAAGAGACCCACCCGATAAGCCAAGCATGGTTTATTTTCTTCCGGTTATAAACTTGAGAACATACGGGAAAGTTATGATCAGACGAATAACGATTAGAAGGCATACATAGGCTTGGATTGCCAGAAAAAATCTTCAACAATCCACTCTTTATGAATGACATAGGAATTGGTCCTGAAAGATGATTGTTCGATAAGTTTAAAGAATTGGGAAGCAGTTCACTCAGCCTTTCTGGGACTTCTCCGGTAAACATATTACTTGACAGATCAAGAACATTGAGAGATTTCAGTGAAGAAAGCGATTCAGGGATCAAAGAACTCAGGTTGTTACTTTGTAGAAGAAGAAGATTGAGCAATCTCAATTCTCCAATTTCCGAAGGTATGGGACCGGACAAAATATTGTTACTAAGATCAATTTTAACCAAGTTCACAGCAAGAGAGATTTCAGATGGGATAACACCTGAAATCTTGTTTCCTTGCATGAAAAGTTCTGATAAATTCTTGGCATTTTCAATGGATCTTGGAATATAACCACTCAAATGATTATATGCCAAATCGATTATCGAAACACGAGCAAGACTAAAAATCCCTTCTGGTATATTTCCTTCCAAATCATTACCGCTAACACGGAAACGGATTAAAGACTCACATTTTGCGTAACTTCCAGGCAGTTCTCCAGAGATCGAGTTCTGAAGCATGAGCAGGTAGTTCAGTTTCCCTCCGCCGCACAACCCTTCCGGAAGTTTCCCAGAAAGACGATTCTCAGACAAATCCAAGGCAACCATGGCTGATGATTTTCCAAGATTTTTTGGGACTTCACCAGTCAAGAAGTTGTCGTAAAGGGACAACGTGTATAATGTTGTCAAATTCGCAATAATAGCCGGGATTTCCCCTGTCAGACTATTGTTGTAAAGTTGAAAAACTTTCAGATTTGGGAGCCGACATATGGATTCTGGTATACTGCCACTGAATTTGTTTACAGACATGTCTAAGTCTTCTAGTTCTGTCAGATTTCCAAGCTCCTCAGGTATTTCACCATCGAGTTGGTTGTAGTAAAGTTCCAGCTGCTTCAAATTCTTTAACTTTCCAAGTTCTTTAGGAATTCGTCCCGTCAGATAATTGCCACTCAATTCAAGATCAATCAAGGAACTCATGTCTCCTATACTGCCCGGGATTTCGCCAAACAACATACAAGTTGTCAGCACCATGGACTGAAGTTTGTTCAAACTTGATATGTTGTGTGGCAGTTTCCACAAGCTGAACCCTTCGTTTTCGTTAAAATTCAGCACCTCAAGATTTGTGAGATTTAAGATTGATAAAGGGAAGTCACCAGAAAAACGGTTGTAAGAAAGATCAAGAATCTTTAAAGCTTTCAAGGGAGAGAAATCTGGTAATGAACCTGTGGAACGTGTAGAACTCATGTTTAGTTCTTCCAACAAAATACACGCCACGATGCCACGAGGGAAGGTTTCATTAAAGTTGTTGTTTCCTGCACGAAGAACCCGTAGTTTCGGAAGAAAGGAGCAGACTTGATCAACAGGAAATTTCCCAGACAGAGACCATCCAGAGATATCAATCTGCACAACATTTTCTTGATCATCACAAGATATCCCGGTATAGTTGCAATAACCGCCGTCGTCCCATTTGCCTGAATAATTCCCCGAGAGTGTACTCTTTGCAATATCAAAGAACCGAGACTGAATCTCAATGGTAGCAAGGCAAGAACGAAAATACGAGAACAAGatcagaaaaaagaaaaatgaacgTGCCAAAACCATACTACACATGATCGAGGCCCAAGTTTTGGCTATTTTTGTTGATGCAAAGGATGAGGAGAGGAAGACAAGAGATATATAAAGCAATAAGATCAAAAAAAtctaaagaaaaaaagaaaaaggaggTTCTTGCATTGTTGTATTATTGATTGAGATAAATTTAAAGAGGCGCATATATTTGCATAAAGAAGCTTTATGCTTATACTCTCCCACTACAGAATAATAACATCAAGCATAGCTTTATATCAAATAGATGTTTGCTAGCTCGCAGTTTGTTCGATATTTTCGCACGGAGGACGTTGATCATGGCCACTTATTTCTGAATCATTCGATTCTGTGTGCATCTTGTTTACTATACATATAGCATGTTCTTTGTCACCTCGGCGAGGCCTTAAAGGTACCAGAGTCACCTAGCTCGTTGGAACTCACGGCTACGATCATGGAAAGATGTATATTTTCGCGACGTTAATCAATTAATGTCTCATCCTTTCTTACTCAACGACAAAACATAAGAGATGGGGAAAATTAAATGTCTGATAACAGTTGAGGGTGAGATTTGGCTTGTGAGCTTGTTCGTTATCAAGGCTACTGAATGCTATCATATGGTCAGCGAGGGAAGCAGTCTCAATTAGTGGTGAAATGAACCGAATTGAGTCCaggagaaattttttttggctCAAATTAGAAACACATAgctatattatattaataaaatattaaagatcGTTCAACGCTTGCAAACTATCGaacaaaaaaatttgagttcGAGTTCGAGTTCGGTTAAAAAAAGGTTCGAACATGTTCAAGTTCGactcaaatttgataattatgtcTCGATTCATTTCATTATGCTTTCTTAATTGGTAAAATTTAGAGTTACAAGTCCTCATTGTGACCACATCTTGGTATATTCGACAATtttgttcccaaaatatttaaATCTGCGTTAGTAATTCTATGCAATGTTTTCAATCGGACCGATGATCGAccagattcattttaaaaaatagttcAACTAGTCCTATTGGTTGGACCGAAAAACaattatattttgtaaaataataatataatatagtaaataatatattttaagttctaaatatgttaaatgtttttttatcCAAGTTTAAAATCTAAACAATAtacataaaattatatatatatatatatttaaaaataataaatcaaaataaagtctaatattactaaaataatatttttaataaagttaaaaatcaaaataattatatataaaactaaaaataaaattttaaatataaaaattaagaaaagaaaaataaaaaattgatttttataaaaattaaaatgtgcGAACCGATCGGACCGGTTCTTAACCGATTTGACCGATCAAATGGTTTTGTAACACTTTATAGACCAGTCACATCTGATTCCCGGTCAGGACGGTTTTGAAAATACATTTTGTGTGTGCATAAGTTGGTGTTTCTTATTTGATAATAAATtacttaattatttaagttggctaattttttttgttacttCTAAAATTTACTTGTAGTTTATAataatttattgctttttttaTATTAGAAACAATATGGTCATTTCATGAATACACtatgatattaatatagttACTCCATATATTTATTGTAACTTATAATTTCGTGCACACgtacatttaaaaatttaatttataatatatttaaaaattaaaattattataaaaagtgTGAAAATTTATAagcttaatatttaaaaattaaatatcataaaaaaatttaaaattatatatggcATTAGCTTGGATAAAAAAGTAAAATTATGATATCACCTAGACATGTTTAATAGGTTGATTCGACCCGAAACTATAACCGGTTCGACGTAACCAGGGGAGTTTAATCTCTATGGAAGCGGTAAGTCTGGGTCTGATCCGAAACcaaaacatgttaaaaaaaattaaaaaagaaaaaaaaaggccTTCAAGTAGTTCACCCACTACCGGTTGGAGCCGGCCCAGAGCCGGTCCATCAACTACCGGTTCGGGTAGTGGGTAGGATTGCTCGGATCTGGAACCGGTTCCAGCACCGGTGAATCTGGAACCGGAACCGTTCAGCATACCTAAATCACCTACATATATCATGACATTAAATTGTTTAGTCTACTATAGGTCAacttttatttttgtatatataGAATAGGTTTAACACACACAAAGTGAGTGtgtataattattatattagtatatatcaaacaAGACCACCTTATTGCAATAGTAGATTTCTATTTATATTGCATTAACCAACTTAGGATAAATTCACATAAatattatttcaaacatttatGTATACAAATTTGGTCTATTTCTGTACAGCCTTTTTATATTTGTTTTCACATAGCCATCCATCTTATGATTTAATGGTGGGACCCAAAAGCAGAGCCATCCATCTTATCATTTGATGGTGAAATTTATAATTATACCAAAATTAATTGtctttaaattgaaaaaaaataaaataaattatataaataatcgatcggataatataatatttataattgacCCATGAAGGTcacaaaatgaaaaaaataaaaataaaaaatcactcCCTTGCAGTCCAAATGCTTCAACGGCAATTATATGTCTTAATTTTCATAATCATCTTCCTCTCTAGTTGAGGTTGAAAAAGTTATCGAATGGGAAAAAAAAATCTCTATttaactaataaaaaaaattctccaaattaaacaaatttgaattatttggaTCGAGTAAGCCTTCTTGTATGAATCGTCATTTTTACATTAAAGAATGTCTCATATATTAATCTTGTAAGACAGATTTCTAACTAATCAAACTAATAAGAGATATTATTTCtcatacaaaaaatattaatttttactctaaatatatatttgatagACTTATCTCACGAATATTGTCTCATCACATCGTATCACGGAAAATCAACTATATTCATATATTGATGTTCCACCAAATAATCACTTGGCAAACGGCATATAAACAAAATGTttttaaacttaataaaatatcgAGGTTGTATTTAACATAAACCATTTTTCCCGGTTCTTTAATTAACCTTAAAAAATTGAATCAaaggaaaatgattttatttatcTATTATCTTGTTTAATTTTGGGTTTCGGTTCATTAAGTTTTCAAAGTTTAGTTTTGaaactaattttttattttcgacTATTTTGGTTCAATTGTTTACATACATCTGACAAGTCTGACAAGTCAGCAATTTTCGACATCATATCAGCATTTTTCAGTGCTACAACAtcaaaaattgaattaaaaatatttaaaaattaaaagttaataaacTTAAGAAAAAACACTATTTGAGACCGGGCTTGTAGCCCAGTGGTCTCACCCCAGATTAGCTGGCTCCCTTCCCCAGATTCGATCTCTCTCCTGCgtgtattataataataaaaaaaaactatttttccCTCGACTTAAATGGCATGCCCACGGCATATTGGTGCATGActgtaaaatttatttatctttttaaaaaataaaataaaatgcttTTGGTTTATGTGACATAAAGACGACGTAGCCTTTATTTAAACCTTTAGAATAATCTAGATAAATTATCCTAAGACAATAATCGTACCTTTTCATGCATGGATATAAAATTAGTGTTTTTAAAATCGGATCGCACTTTTCATTCGACTGGTTGTATCATAAATCGGCCACGGATTCTGTCTGAAAAGTGCTAAAAAGCCGTTAGACATGTCAAACTGATAAGAACCGGTTAAGAACTTATTGGACCGATCACAATCGGTCAAAACTGATCGAGAATAAGTATGAGGTTcaaaagttttaatttttttaaaaatcaattttatttttatacaaaaaaatatttttatatttaaaagtttaatttattttgttatatattgTTATTTTGATTATGAACTTTATTAAAGATATTATTTAGAAATACTAgaccttattttgatttatttaatttttaaaaaaaatatatatttgattatatttatattgtttagattttaaacttgaataaatatatatttttattatttataaatacacatttaagatatttaaaatatattatttattgtattatattattgttattttatataatataacgaCTTTTCAGCCCTTATTTGTGACCTATGAGGAGCCGTATAAGGCGAAAATCTCATGTACGGTTCACTAATAGAGACATGAGTAGTGATGTTAGCGTCGACTATGATTATCTAATAGTTCAAGTACAGTTGATATAATTGAAGCGTAGGTCCGATCATCGGTTCAATCGGTCGGATTGGTTGTGTAACGATCATTAGCTATTAGACTGAACCAATATGAGCTATTAGGCTGAACCGACATGAGCATTAACCCATACTCATATACCAATACaggtcatgggtcgttaggatgaTTCAACATGAGCCGTAACCCATGCCCATACATtgtcactcatagaatatcacACCCTTAGAAagtgatttttttttccttccccGACACTTGAACTCATGACCTCCAAGcttaagtacctagattcttGGGATTAAGTATTGATgaaggcgaaagaaaccacttttcaggggtgagatattctatgagtgacggtATATGGACATCGGCTACAGCTCAAGTTGGTTCAACCTAATTACTCATGATCGTTACTGGTTGAACCATTTTTTAAGGTAAATCGGTTAGATCACCGATCCAATTATTAGAACATTGTGTATaataatacaattttttttttttggtggatATTatgtcatattaatatttttaaggaCTAAAATATATCCAAAATGATTCTTTATAATTTAATTGGCACTTATTTGGCCTCATTAAGCTGCTTTATCCCTATACTTTTCACATGCTTTAATTAGTTTAATTATCCAATTCTACATATGTACATCATATTTAATGTATTGTTTTACTAGAACCATGTGTAACATGCTGTTAATTCGACATTCTTATCACATACTTTTAGATCCATGGACAATcaacatatttttaatatagAAATCATAgtaaataatttcaaaattaaatgaatatttcataaaattacGATGAAAATTTGACAATCTAATTAGTCAAGTAAATAGTCGATAATGGAGTATCTGTGCGTCGTGTGAGTGCCCCCATCCAAGATGGAAGTGCAACGCAAAGATGCCCACTCCCCTAAAGTTAAAACATTTTTGGagtttcatttttattattttcgataGACAAATGACAAGTCACCCTACTATCAATCATTCTAAAGTTCCTCAATTAAAAGGATTGGGTTTTCTTATATTAAAATGGTTGATAATTAAATACTTTATAGATCGAGTGTTTGCCGTTTTATCAAAAGTCATAACTGGTGGTAACACTGCAGTTCAAATATTTTAAGTCGTACAACATTTCAAACATCACGATTTGATCGTTAGCCCAGCATGGACAATTATTGGACCCAACAATCTCTATTTCAATAATTGTACTATTTGCAATCAATTAGAATCGAACTCGTGACTTTGATGCTAATACTAATTGTAGAACTAAACACTTGCGGCTTTACCAAAAGCTGTAGCTGGTCATAACGACACAACtcgaatattttaaatcgtataaCAAGCAAAACACCATGGTTCTATCGCTCTCCGAGCAGATAATTATTACATCCATTAACTTTGATATGACATTCGTtgaatggaaaaaaaattaaaaaaatttatgctgAAATAAGTAAATACATAAATAGTAAATGATAAAGAAATTCGACTCAAATTATAATTTGTATCACCTCTAACTGACTTTTCTATGTTACTATATATAGAATAACTACTAAAgcattgaaaatattaaaagagTGTTTCTGTAAACATTGATGATGAGACATTCAACTAATGgatgtgtaattttttttaatcacatTCAATAGTTATGTGTTATTTCATCGGTGCTCACATAATTATGCATAATAGGTTGCAACATATCAAAACTGTAGTGGATATCAAAACTCTACTCCACTACAGTTTTCATATATTGTACACCCACCGTGTACACTTTTATAAGCACTGATAGGTGACACTCACCTATTAGATATGCGAGTTTTCCATGTTTTATTACATCTAATAGATGAATGTCACCTCATCGATATTTACATAAATGTGAACAGTAGATGTGcatcatataaaaaattaattgcaaTTTGTTACCAAATGTAAAAAATGAAGAGCATTGTCTAATTTTCAAGTGTAGTTTTATTGGTTCGTTGGCTAATttcacttttttaaaaaataatgactTGTGGTTAATGTGGTCgagttttatttttacaaataaagTCAAGTAATATAATATGAATCTATATCAATATAGATTTGCAAGATAATCTATATTCATACAAATAATCATATATCGATAATTATACGTATAACTCTTCTACGTACATATACTGATTAATCCAACTTATTGCTTTAAGTTCTTTTTCCTAAAATATTtccaattaataataataataataggaagcattatatttttatttactatTAATCTAATACCtgaaacattttttaaaaaaacaaaagactTTTGTTTCTTTGACCTGAAACATTTTTTTGTGAACACATTCAAAAGAAGTTGAATCCAACCCTGTTATAATCAACATACTTTTCTTGCTGGCTCTACCGCTTCTGTTTGCAGCCACCATGATTCTCAGTCCACTTTGATCCGCATCTGTAGCAGAATTCATGCTCACACCTGCAAGTCATATGTGCACACCCCTCGGCCTTTTCGATATACATCTTGCATTTGGGGCATTTCATCCAGTTCTTCTTCTCAGCAAGTTTCTTCACTATCTTCTCGTCTTTCCCCCGTCCCTTTCTTGCATACAGCTTCTGGAATTCCTTGCAGGTGAACTCAGAATGCCACGGGACATGACATTCCGCACAAAATGATCTCTTGCACGAAACACATTCTATCTTCTTCAAAACTGCCCCTGAATCATTTACGAGCAAGGCTGAACAGTCAAGAAAAGGGCAATATAGCTTCTGGGAGTCGGGAATCAGCGATAGACATAGTAACTCGTGCCATTTTACGAGTATGTCATCCGGGACCATCATCTGGCAAGCTTCAAAATTTAGTATGGTCTTGCAGTATAAAGCAGGGCAAGGGATGATTTTCAGATTTTCTCGAATCTTGGAGATGACATGGTTGGATGTGCATTCATAGCAAAAGGAGTGCAAGCATTTGTCGTTCTCAAACATCTGCCAGCTTTCTTTGTTCTCTAAACAAATTTCACAGAAGCTTAGGGGTGAATCCTCGAGCACTTGTTCATAATTTAGCATTTCAGGGTTGGGAATATGTTCTTGCACCGATGAAAATGCATCATTTGGTGGGGCAGCCGTGACAAGAGAAACCAATAATGCTTCTTGAAACTGCAATTCTTCTGCATATTCTGCATCTGCAGTGGTGATTCTGCTACTTTCGATTATTTGAGAGCATACTGCAAATAGAAATTCCATAACAACAGTGAGAAAAAGATATCAGTTTGTTAGCTGAGGTGATATTCGACGAGCCTGCACAATACAGGGACAGTCACAGGCTTATGGTTTCCTTCTAAGAAAATTAAGTACGCTTAAAAATCTAAAACAGGATACAGGGAAGCTCTCATTTATCAGTGTTGTGCTAAAgcattatcaagaatatggaACCTGGCTCTGATGAATGTTTCTAAAATAAGATTGAATAATAAAAATGGATTCAAGCGACTCTTATGCATCTATCAATGATGGAATCATGAAAATATGTCCTTAATCTTTCCAAATCACCAGCAAAACACTTCACTAATGAGCAAAATTGGCAACATACACTTTGAAAGTTTATCTGATGACTTGCTCGAGTCAAGAAAGTACAGAAAATACATAGCTTCCGCCACTCATTGGATTTATCTTTTTTCTTTCAGGTGATCCTAAGTAATCATTTTCTACAACATCAACTTTTCTTCCCCAATATCCCACTCAAACATGGTGATATAGCATCACTAACATACGAATCTTCCATTCTTAATCCCAACCTTAAATCTGATACTgactcaaagttgtaagttcgTTATAGGGGCGTGCTTGTATTACAAATCCATGATTTCAATGAATTGCTTAAAAAATTCATGTGTTTGTGTTGATTTCAAATCCATACATTACAATATTGAGCTTAAGAGTCAATTATAACAATGGATTTAAAATCCTAGTCGGTTGGAATCATTCAGAGTCCAAATCTGAAAGCAAACCTAAGATGACCTGATATCTTTTAATCCAACAAACACCGAATAAATAAGTAATAATCGACCCAGATGGGCCGCAATTGAAACTTAGCTCTTGGCTCGCTATATATTCAAAAAAATCGAGTAGCAAGTAGCAACGTCATCACCAGTCATGGCTGCCCGCAAGCGCAGCTGGAGCTTGATCCTAAATACGAAATATTGAATTCACATCTTCGTCTTCTGCCTGGATGCTTCATCCATCGTGTAAATTCACATCTCACTAGCACATCAATACACTTCAAGACAAAATTTAACTCAACCAGAGTTGGAAACAGCCGAAAATATCATCCCCATATTTTAAACGAAAACTCAGGGACCAAAATATGAACATCAGACAACCATGAAATACCAATCtcagaaaacaaaacaaaaaacatgCAAAGGATTCACAATTGAGTCAATTACAGAGCTGCCAAAGAGCATCATCCATTCTACTCTAAAGAACGGCAGATAGCAACACATACCCATCAAGACAAATGGGAAAAATGATAAAACATTCACCGTCTTTGGACATGTCAACCGAACTCAGCCTCTCCGGCAAATCTCCGATGACCACAGACTCTAGAATCAACTGATTATTCATgggtttgattatttttttctttctattgGAATACAGAATCATCCATGCAGGAGCAGTGATGGCAAGAAACGTTCCGGCACAGTAAAATATGAATGAAATGACAGATTCTGACATGTAACAAGGGGAAAGATGGTTATATTGAGTGAAGGAGATTTCGTAAATCGGCCGTAGCTTGATCGGCGACTTTGAGGCATGAGGGCCGGCCAGTGGAGTCCTGAAGGTGAAAATTGGAGTACCAACCTTCCTTCCGGTCTACAGAGGATTTTCTGGGTTATTTTAAACTAATCGGTGAGGTGTCGTcaacaa is a window encoding:
- the LOC142551439 gene encoding receptor protein-tyrosine kinase CEPR1-like; the encoded protein is MCSMVLARSFFFFLILFSYFRSCLATIEIQSRFFDIAKSTLSGNYSGKWDDGGYCNYTGISCDDQENVVQIDISGWSLSGKFPVDQVCSFLPKLRVLRAGNNNFNETFPRGIVACILLEELNMSSTRSTGSLPDFSPLKALKILDLSYNRFSGDFPLSILNLTNLEVLNFNENEGFSLWKLPHNISSLNKLQSMVLTTCMLFGEIPGSIGDMSSLIDLELSGNYLTGRIPKELGKLKNLKQLELYYNQLDGEIPEELGNLTELEDLDMSVNKFSGSIPESICRLPNLKVFQLYNNSLTGEIPAIIANLTTLYTLSLYDNFLTGEVPKNLGKSSAMVALDLSENRLSGKLPEGLCGGGKLNYLLMLQNSISGELPGSYAKCESLIRFRVSGNDLEGNIPEGIFSLARVSIIDLAYNHLSGYIPRSIENAKNLSELFMQGNKISGVIPSEISLAVNLVKIDLSNNILSGPIPSEIGELRLLNLLLLQSNNLSSLIPESLSSLKSLNVLDLSSNMFTGEVPERLSELLPNSLNLSNNHLSGPIPMSFIKSGLLKIFSGNPSLCMPSNRYSSDHNFPVCSQVYNRKKINHAWLIGWVSLGIVVLGTILFLKRCLSKDEKMLEKDDTVSSSVFSYDFKCFHLLTFDQREIMVAMIEKNIVGYGGSGTVYKVHLKHGELVAVKKLWTSRKAKDSPPEDQLILDEGLKTEVETLGSIRHKNIVKLYCYLSSPECSLLVYEYMTNGNLWNALHKEKNFILDWPKRHQIALGIAQGLAYLHHDLLFPIIHRDIKSTNILLDADYQPKVADFGIAKVLQAGGSKDSTTTVIAGTYGYLAPEYAFSSKATTKCDVFSFGVVLMELLTGRKPVAAEFGENKNIIYWVATKVETKEGALEVLDRRVSGLFKEEMIKVLLIAIRCTCRTPALRPTMNEVVQLLIEADPCRFECCMASNKLKETADTTTKPKNSFDL
- the LOC142551440 gene encoding E3 ubiquitin-protein ligase RSL1-like isoform X2, with the protein product MTVCSQIIESSRITTADAEYAEELQFQEALLVSLVTAAPPNDAFSSVQEHIPNPEMLNYEQVLEDSPLSFCEICLENKESWQMFENDKCLHSFCYECTSNHVISKIRENLKIIPCPALYCKTILNFEACQMMVPDDILVKWHELLCLSLIPDSQKLYCPFLDCSALLVNDSGAVLKKIECVSCKRSFCAECHVPWHSEFTCKEFQKLYARKGRGKDEKIVKKLAEKKNWMKCPKCKMYIEKAEGCAHMTCRCEHEFCYRCGSKWTENHGGCKQKR
- the LOC142551440 gene encoding E3 ubiquitin-protein ligase RSL1-like isoform X3; this translates as MVCSQIIESSRITTADAEYAEELQFQEALLVSLVTAAPPNDAFSSVQEHIPNPEMLNYEQVLEDSPLSFCEICLENKESWQMFENDKCLHSFCYECTSNHVISKIRENLKIIPCPALYCKTILNFEACQMMVPDDILVKWHELLCLSLIPDSQKLYCPFLDCSALLVNDSGAVLKKIECVSCKRSFCAECHVPWHSEFTCKEFQKLYARKGRGKDEKIVKKLAEKKNWMKCPKCKMYIEKAEGCAHMTCRCEHEFCYRCGSKWTENHGGCKQKR
- the LOC142551440 gene encoding E3 ubiquitin-protein ligase RSL1-like isoform X1 — encoded protein: MSESVISFIFYCAGTFLAITAPAWMILYSNRKKKIIKPMNNQLILESVVIGDLPERLSSVDMSKDVCSQIIESSRITTADAEYAEELQFQEALLVSLVTAAPPNDAFSSVQEHIPNPEMLNYEQVLEDSPLSFCEICLENKESWQMFENDKCLHSFCYECTSNHVISKIRENLKIIPCPALYCKTILNFEACQMMVPDDILVKWHELLCLSLIPDSQKLYCPFLDCSALLVNDSGAVLKKIECVSCKRSFCAECHVPWHSEFTCKEFQKLYARKGRGKDEKIVKKLAEKKNWMKCPKCKMYIEKAEGCAHMTCRCEHEFCYRCGSKWTENHGGCKQKR